One window of the Gambusia affinis linkage group LG01, SWU_Gaff_1.0, whole genome shotgun sequence genome contains the following:
- the ttpal gene encoding alpha-tocopherol transfer protein-like, which translates to MADQHESVSLSPPQADRATAAGHSWFPGPPPPMYSCTLTPELVAKAREELQEKPEWRLRDVQALRDMILKEHPNLRTRLDDAFLLRFLRARKFDYDRALQLLLNYHAGRKTWPEVFQDLKPSTVKHVLDLGFLTVLPRPDPNGRYILFLRPGKWKPNDYPFVDNVRALYLTLEKLIQPEETQVNGLVILADYTGVGMSQASNPGPFLAKKIVSILQDGFPIRIKAVNIINEPRIFKGIFAIIKPFLKEKMAERYVLHGSDLRSLHRNIPPSVLPEEYGGTAGRLDMSAWSRLLLDCEEDFVVEFCQPDPLEGVVLPDSMLCEGEQAGGREEDGFRALRSQLYYCY; encoded by the exons ATGGCCGATCAGCATGAGTCCGTCAGCCTCAGTCCTCCCCAGGCGGACCGTGCAACAGCTGCAGGACACAGCTGGTTCCCTGGCCCACCTCCACCCATGTATTCCTGCACCTTGACCCCTGAACTGGTGGCCAAAGCACGGGAAGAGCTCCAGGAGAAGCCCGAGTGGCGCCTACGAGATGTCCAAGCACTGAGAGACATGATTCTTAag gaACATCCCAATCTCAGAACCCGACTGGACGACGCCTTCCTCCTGCGCTTCCTGCGGGCCAGGAAGTTCGACTACGACCGCgctcttcagctgctgctgaattATCACGCTGGCCGTAAAACCTGGCCGGAGGTCTTCCAGGACCTGAAGCCATCCACGGTCAAACATGTCCTGGACCTGGGTTTCCTCACGGTCCTGCCGAGGCCCGATCCCAACGGCAGATACATCCTCTTCCTCCGGCCAG GAAAATGGAAGCCAAACGACTATCCGTTTGTGGACAACGTGCGGGCCCTTTATCTGACCCTGGAGAAGCTGATCCAGCCGGAGGAAACGCAGGTGAACGGGTTGGTCATCCTAGCCGACTACACTGGGGTGGGAATGTCGCAAGCCTCCAATCCAGGTCCCTTTCTTGCCAAAAAAATTGTGAGCATCCTCCAG GATGGCTTTCCCATCAGAATCAAGGCCGTTAACATAATTAACGAGCCCCGGATTTTCAAAGGCATCTTCGCTATAATCAAGCCTTTCCTGAAGGAGAAGATGGCAGAGAGG TACGTTCTGCACGGCTCCGACTTGCGCTCTCTGCACCGGAACATCCCGCCGTCGGTTCTGCCAGAGGAATACGGCGGCACCGCCGGCCGGCTGGACATGAGCGCCTGGTCGAGGCTGCTGCTGGACTGCGAGGAGGATTTTGTGGTGGAGTTCTGCCAGCCGGATCCACTAGAGGGCGTGGTGCTCCCAGACTCCATGCTGTGTGAAGGGGAGCAGGCAGGAGGGCGGGAGGAGGACGGCTTCAGGGCGTTGCGCTCTCAACTTTACTACTGCTACTGA
- the hnf4a gene encoding hepatocyte nuclear factor 4-alpha isoform X4, with the protein MNATGHLAAGSLCAICGDRATGKHYGASSCDGCKGFFRRSVRKNHMYSCRFNRQCIVDKDKRNQCRYCRLKKCFRAGMKKEAVQNERDRISTRRSSYEDSSLPSINALIQADVLSRQITSPAPILNGDIRTKKIAAITDVCESMKQQLLVLVEWAKYIPAFCDLPLDDQVALLRAHAGEHLLLGAAKRSMLYKDILLLGNDHIIPRNCPELEVGRVAVRILDELVLPFQELQIDDNEYACLKAIVFFDPDAKGLSDPGKIKRMRYQVQVSLEDYINDRQYDSRGRFGELLLLLPTLQSITWQMIEQIQFVKLFGMAKIDNLLQEMLLGGSANEAPHAPHSLHPHLVQEHLSSNVIVTSNMPTPIHNGQISTPETPIPSPPTASGSEHYKMPQGVIATVPKQPTSIPQPTITKQEAI; encoded by the exons ATGAACGCCACGGGCCACCTGGCAGCAGGCAGCTTGTGCGCCATATGTGGTGACAGAGCGACGGGGAAGCACTACGGGGCGTCCAGCTGCGATGGCTGCAAGGGCTTCTTCAGGCGCAGCGTCCGCAAGAACCACATGTACTCATGCAG GTTTAACAGGCAGTGCATTGTAGACAAAGACAAGAGAAACCAATGCAGATACTGCAGACTGAAGAAATGCTTCAGAGCTGGCATGAAGAAGGAAG ctgtaCAGAACGAGAGAGACCGAATCAGCACCAGGCGGTCCAGCTACGAAGACAGCAGTCTACCATCTATCAACGCACTCATTCAGGCAGATGTTCTATCAAGACAG ATCACGTCGCCTGCGCCCATACTGAACGGCGACATCAGGACCAAAAAGATCGCCGCCATCACGGACGTCTGTGAGTccatgaagcagcagctgctggttctggtggagTGGGCCAAGTACATCCCAGCTTTCTGCGACCTTCCCCTGGACGACCAG GTGGCGCTGCTGCGAGCTCATGCAGGAGAGCATCTGTTGCTTGGTGCAGCCAAGAGGTCCATGCTCTACAAAGACATCCTCTTATTAG GAAATGATCACATTATTCCCAGAAACTGTCCAGAGTTGGAGGTGGGAAGGGTAGCAGTGAGGATCCTGGATGAGCTGGTGCTTCCCTTTCAAGAGCTCCAGATAGACGACAACGAATACGCCTGCCTAAAGGCCATCGTTTTCTTCGACCCAG ATGCAAAAGGCCTGAGTGACCCGGGTAAGATCAAGCGGATGCGGTACCAGGTCCAGGTCAGCCTGGAGGACTACATCAACGACCGGCAGTACGACTCCCGGGGCCGCTTCGGGgagctcctcctgctgctgccgaCGCTACAGAGCATCACCTGGCAGATGATCGAGCAGATCCAGTTTGTAAAACTCTTCGGCATGGCCAAGATCGACAATCTGCTGCAAGAAATGCTCCTCGGAG GTTCGGCTAACGAAGCTCCACATGCGCCGCACTCTCTGCACCCTCATCTGGTCCAGGAGCATCTCAGTAGCAACGTCATAGTAACCAGCAACATGCCAACGCCAATCCACAACGGTCAAATCT CCACTCCTGAAACCCCGATCCCGTCCCCGCCCACCGCCTCTGGATCAGAACATTACAAAATGCCTCAGGGCGTCATAGCAACGGTGCCCAAGCAGCCGACCTCCATCCCTCAGCCGACCATCACGAAACAAGAGGCCATATAA
- the hnf4a gene encoding hepatocyte nuclear factor 4-alpha isoform X2: MDMADYSEALDPAYTTLEFENMQVLPLGADSSPAESANMNATGHLAAGSLCAICGDRATGKHYGASSCDGCKGFFRRSVRKNHMYSCRFNRQCIVDKDKRNQCRYCRLKKCFRAGMKKEAVQNERDRISTRRSSYEDSSLPSINALIQADVLSRQITSPAPILNGDIRTKKIAAITDVCESMKQQLLVLVEWAKYIPAFCDLPLDDQVALLRAHAGEHLLLGAAKRSMLYKDILLLGNDHIIPRNCPELEVGRVAVRILDELVLPFQELQIDDNEYACLKAIVFFDPDAKGLSDPGKIKRMRYQVQVSLEDYINDRQYDSRGRFGELLLLLPTLQSITWQMIEQIQFVKLFGMAKIDNLLQEMLLGGSANEAPHAPHSLHPHLVQEHLSSNVIVTSNMPTPIHNGQISTPETPIPSPPTASGSEHYKMPQGVIATVPKQPTSIPQPTITKQEAI, translated from the exons ATGGACATGGCAGACTACAGCGAGGCTCTGGACCCGGCCTACACCACGCTGGAGTTCGAAAACATGCAAGTGCTCCCCTTGGGTGCAG ATTCCTCGCCTGCTGAAAGCGCCAACATGAACGCCACGGGCCACCTGGCAGCAGGCAGCTTGTGCGCCATATGTGGTGACAGAGCGACGGGGAAGCACTACGGGGCGTCCAGCTGCGATGGCTGCAAGGGCTTCTTCAGGCGCAGCGTCCGCAAGAACCACATGTACTCATGCAG GTTTAACAGGCAGTGCATTGTAGACAAAGACAAGAGAAACCAATGCAGATACTGCAGACTGAAGAAATGCTTCAGAGCTGGCATGAAGAAGGAAG ctgtaCAGAACGAGAGAGACCGAATCAGCACCAGGCGGTCCAGCTACGAAGACAGCAGTCTACCATCTATCAACGCACTCATTCAGGCAGATGTTCTATCAAGACAG ATCACGTCGCCTGCGCCCATACTGAACGGCGACATCAGGACCAAAAAGATCGCCGCCATCACGGACGTCTGTGAGTccatgaagcagcagctgctggttctggtggagTGGGCCAAGTACATCCCAGCTTTCTGCGACCTTCCCCTGGACGACCAG GTGGCGCTGCTGCGAGCTCATGCAGGAGAGCATCTGTTGCTTGGTGCAGCCAAGAGGTCCATGCTCTACAAAGACATCCTCTTATTAG GAAATGATCACATTATTCCCAGAAACTGTCCAGAGTTGGAGGTGGGAAGGGTAGCAGTGAGGATCCTGGATGAGCTGGTGCTTCCCTTTCAAGAGCTCCAGATAGACGACAACGAATACGCCTGCCTAAAGGCCATCGTTTTCTTCGACCCAG ATGCAAAAGGCCTGAGTGACCCGGGTAAGATCAAGCGGATGCGGTACCAGGTCCAGGTCAGCCTGGAGGACTACATCAACGACCGGCAGTACGACTCCCGGGGCCGCTTCGGGgagctcctcctgctgctgccgaCGCTACAGAGCATCACCTGGCAGATGATCGAGCAGATCCAGTTTGTAAAACTCTTCGGCATGGCCAAGATCGACAATCTGCTGCAAGAAATGCTCCTCGGAG GTTCGGCTAACGAAGCTCCACATGCGCCGCACTCTCTGCACCCTCATCTGGTCCAGGAGCATCTCAGTAGCAACGTCATAGTAACCAGCAACATGCCAACGCCAATCCACAACGGTCAAATCT CCACTCCTGAAACCCCGATCCCGTCCCCGCCCACCGCCTCTGGATCAGAACATTACAAAATGCCTCAGGGCGTCATAGCAACGGTGCCCAAGCAGCCGACCTCCATCCCTCAGCCGACCATCACGAAACAAGAGGCCATATAA
- the hnf4a gene encoding hepatocyte nuclear factor 4-alpha isoform X3: MVNVNTQVSSSMEPLFDSSPAESANMNATGHLAAGSLCAICGDRATGKHYGASSCDGCKGFFRRSVRKNHMYSCRFNRQCIVDKDKRNQCRYCRLKKCFRAGMKKEAVQNERDRISTRRSSYEDSSLPSINALIQADVLSRQITSPAPILNGDIRTKKIAAITDVCESMKQQLLVLVEWAKYIPAFCDLPLDDQVALLRAHAGEHLLLGAAKRSMLYKDILLLGNDHIIPRNCPELEVGRVAVRILDELVLPFQELQIDDNEYACLKAIVFFDPDAKGLSDPGKIKRMRYQVQVSLEDYINDRQYDSRGRFGELLLLLPTLQSITWQMIEQIQFVKLFGMAKIDNLLQEMLLGGSANEAPHAPHSLHPHLVQEHLSSNVIVTSNMPTPIHNGQISTPETPIPSPPTASGSEHYKMPQGVIATVPKQPTSIPQPTITKQEAI; this comes from the exons ATTCCTCGCCTGCTGAAAGCGCCAACATGAACGCCACGGGCCACCTGGCAGCAGGCAGCTTGTGCGCCATATGTGGTGACAGAGCGACGGGGAAGCACTACGGGGCGTCCAGCTGCGATGGCTGCAAGGGCTTCTTCAGGCGCAGCGTCCGCAAGAACCACATGTACTCATGCAG GTTTAACAGGCAGTGCATTGTAGACAAAGACAAGAGAAACCAATGCAGATACTGCAGACTGAAGAAATGCTTCAGAGCTGGCATGAAGAAGGAAG ctgtaCAGAACGAGAGAGACCGAATCAGCACCAGGCGGTCCAGCTACGAAGACAGCAGTCTACCATCTATCAACGCACTCATTCAGGCAGATGTTCTATCAAGACAG ATCACGTCGCCTGCGCCCATACTGAACGGCGACATCAGGACCAAAAAGATCGCCGCCATCACGGACGTCTGTGAGTccatgaagcagcagctgctggttctggtggagTGGGCCAAGTACATCCCAGCTTTCTGCGACCTTCCCCTGGACGACCAG GTGGCGCTGCTGCGAGCTCATGCAGGAGAGCATCTGTTGCTTGGTGCAGCCAAGAGGTCCATGCTCTACAAAGACATCCTCTTATTAG GAAATGATCACATTATTCCCAGAAACTGTCCAGAGTTGGAGGTGGGAAGGGTAGCAGTGAGGATCCTGGATGAGCTGGTGCTTCCCTTTCAAGAGCTCCAGATAGACGACAACGAATACGCCTGCCTAAAGGCCATCGTTTTCTTCGACCCAG ATGCAAAAGGCCTGAGTGACCCGGGTAAGATCAAGCGGATGCGGTACCAGGTCCAGGTCAGCCTGGAGGACTACATCAACGACCGGCAGTACGACTCCCGGGGCCGCTTCGGGgagctcctcctgctgctgccgaCGCTACAGAGCATCACCTGGCAGATGATCGAGCAGATCCAGTTTGTAAAACTCTTCGGCATGGCCAAGATCGACAATCTGCTGCAAGAAATGCTCCTCGGAG GTTCGGCTAACGAAGCTCCACATGCGCCGCACTCTCTGCACCCTCATCTGGTCCAGGAGCATCTCAGTAGCAACGTCATAGTAACCAGCAACATGCCAACGCCAATCCACAACGGTCAAATCT CCACTCCTGAAACCCCGATCCCGTCCCCGCCCACCGCCTCTGGATCAGAACATTACAAAATGCCTCAGGGCGTCATAGCAACGGTGCCCAAGCAGCCGACCTCCATCCCTCAGCCGACCATCACGAAACAAGAGGCCATATAA
- the hnf4a gene encoding hepatocyte nuclear factor 4-alpha isoform X1 — translation MIMPGFHRFWGPTDIPKVTGAMPGVRQPFSSGSCRFRASGGRIYTDSSPAESANMNATGHLAAGSLCAICGDRATGKHYGASSCDGCKGFFRRSVRKNHMYSCRFNRQCIVDKDKRNQCRYCRLKKCFRAGMKKEAVQNERDRISTRRSSYEDSSLPSINALIQADVLSRQITSPAPILNGDIRTKKIAAITDVCESMKQQLLVLVEWAKYIPAFCDLPLDDQVALLRAHAGEHLLLGAAKRSMLYKDILLLGNDHIIPRNCPELEVGRVAVRILDELVLPFQELQIDDNEYACLKAIVFFDPDAKGLSDPGKIKRMRYQVQVSLEDYINDRQYDSRGRFGELLLLLPTLQSITWQMIEQIQFVKLFGMAKIDNLLQEMLLGGSANEAPHAPHSLHPHLVQEHLSSNVIVTSNMPTPIHNGQISTPETPIPSPPTASGSEHYKMPQGVIATVPKQPTSIPQPTITKQEAI, via the exons atgatAATGCCGGGTTTTCATCGGTTTTGGGGACCAACAGACATCCCTAAAGtgactggcgcgatgcctggagtacggcagcctttctcctccGGGAGCTGCCGGTTCAGAGCGAGCGGCGGGAggatttatacag ATTCCTCGCCTGCTGAAAGCGCCAACATGAACGCCACGGGCCACCTGGCAGCAGGCAGCTTGTGCGCCATATGTGGTGACAGAGCGACGGGGAAGCACTACGGGGCGTCCAGCTGCGATGGCTGCAAGGGCTTCTTCAGGCGCAGCGTCCGCAAGAACCACATGTACTCATGCAG GTTTAACAGGCAGTGCATTGTAGACAAAGACAAGAGAAACCAATGCAGATACTGCAGACTGAAGAAATGCTTCAGAGCTGGCATGAAGAAGGAAG ctgtaCAGAACGAGAGAGACCGAATCAGCACCAGGCGGTCCAGCTACGAAGACAGCAGTCTACCATCTATCAACGCACTCATTCAGGCAGATGTTCTATCAAGACAG ATCACGTCGCCTGCGCCCATACTGAACGGCGACATCAGGACCAAAAAGATCGCCGCCATCACGGACGTCTGTGAGTccatgaagcagcagctgctggttctggtggagTGGGCCAAGTACATCCCAGCTTTCTGCGACCTTCCCCTGGACGACCAG GTGGCGCTGCTGCGAGCTCATGCAGGAGAGCATCTGTTGCTTGGTGCAGCCAAGAGGTCCATGCTCTACAAAGACATCCTCTTATTAG GAAATGATCACATTATTCCCAGAAACTGTCCAGAGTTGGAGGTGGGAAGGGTAGCAGTGAGGATCCTGGATGAGCTGGTGCTTCCCTTTCAAGAGCTCCAGATAGACGACAACGAATACGCCTGCCTAAAGGCCATCGTTTTCTTCGACCCAG ATGCAAAAGGCCTGAGTGACCCGGGTAAGATCAAGCGGATGCGGTACCAGGTCCAGGTCAGCCTGGAGGACTACATCAACGACCGGCAGTACGACTCCCGGGGCCGCTTCGGGgagctcctcctgctgctgccgaCGCTACAGAGCATCACCTGGCAGATGATCGAGCAGATCCAGTTTGTAAAACTCTTCGGCATGGCCAAGATCGACAATCTGCTGCAAGAAATGCTCCTCGGAG GTTCGGCTAACGAAGCTCCACATGCGCCGCACTCTCTGCACCCTCATCTGGTCCAGGAGCATCTCAGTAGCAACGTCATAGTAACCAGCAACATGCCAACGCCAATCCACAACGGTCAAATCT CCACTCCTGAAACCCCGATCCCGTCCCCGCCCACCGCCTCTGGATCAGAACATTACAAAATGCCTCAGGGCGTCATAGCAACGGTGCCCAAGCAGCCGACCTCCATCCCTCAGCCGACCATCACGAAACAAGAGGCCATATAA